The Virgibacillus sp. SK37 region GGTAACATTATATTTTTCCCTAAACTGTTCTGTTGAGTATAGTATGTCATCACGACTTTCCACCATGCCACCAATATGATAAGGCATACCGCAGTTAGAAAAAGCAATGTGATTTCCTTTATCCAAAACGATAATCTCTGATTCCAGATCCTCTCTGCGAAGTTGGGCAGCGACGGTTGCACCCCCGCCAACGCCGCCAATAACAACAATCTTTCTGGCCAAACAAACACCTCCAACATTTTTTACTTTTAGACTTCCCTAAAAAAGACCCACTGACCCAAGAAATACGACAATAATTGTAACAGGAACTAACCAGCGCATTAATTGAAACCAGATTTTATATACCGATGGTGATAAATGGTTCCCATAGGAGAACTCTTTTTGCATGATAGCATGCTCCATTTTGTATCCAATAAAAATAGCGATAAACAAGCATCCTCCCGGCAACATGATGTTACTGACAAGAAAGTCAGACGCATCAAAAAAGGTAAGTCCGAAGATTTTAAAATTAGCCAAGCTACTCGAAGATAAAGCTGCAGGGATTCCTGCAAGAAACACGAGTATTCCTGCAAATGCTGCTACTTTTTTTCGAGAACGGTTTTTATTTTCTGTAAATGCCGAAGTGATGATTTCAAGCATGCTAAAGGAAGAAGTTAGTACAGCGAATAAAAATAACAATAGAAATAAGCTTAAAAATACTTCCCCAAAAGGCATTTGAGCGAAGGCTTCCGGTAGCACAATGAATAAAAGACCAGGCCCTTCTGCAGGCTCTAATCCAAAAGCAAATACGACTGGAAAGATGGCCAATCCTGCAAGGAGGGATACAAAAATATTCATTAGGGATACCGAAGCGGCGGACATAGGTAAACTGACATCTTTTCTTAAATAAGAGCTGTACGTTACCATAACAGAAATACCTACTGCCAAGGAAAAGAAGGACTGCCCCAATGCATATAGCACGTTAGATGCATTAAGCTTTGAAAAATCGGGCTGAAGGAAAAAACGTAAACCTTCCATCGCTCCTTCGAAGGTCAATGAACGGAAGACCAAAATAATAAAAAAGATAAATAGTAAAGGCATGAGAATTTTACTCGATTTCTCAATTCCGTCTTTAATACCGAAAGATATTACAATAACGTTAATAAGCAAAAATAATGCAAACCCAAGCAGAGTTATTAGTGGGCTGCCAGTAATTGTTTCAAATAAGGCAGGGTAATCTGCCCCTTCTTTAATAATTAAGCCTGGTATGGATAAAACGCTATAGGTCAGCACCCAACCACCTACAACACTGTAAAAGGACATGAGCAGAAATGCTCCCGCAACCCCCCACTTTCCGATAAAGCTCCAGTTTGATTTCGGGGCGAGTTTTTTGTAGGCAGTGACAGCTTCCTTTTGTGCCCCCCGACCGATAATGAATTCTGCGATTAAAATGGGAAGACCAATAATAATTGTAAAAGCAATAAATAAAAGGAAAAATGCTCCACCGCCATTGACCCCAGTCATATATGGAAATTTCCAAATTGCTCCGAGTCCGATGGCAGCCCCTGCTGAAGATAAAATAAAGCCCAGCTTAGAAGCCCATTGGTCTTGTTTCTTTTCTTGCATAATGTGTCTTCCTCTCCAAGTACATCTAGTGATGAAAATTTCTTTCTAGTATATCATGTTTGCGTTGTATTGTGTTTATGGTAAATAAATCAGGTATTTAGGAGTACATTCAAGTATATATTCTTATAAAAAAGGTTTTTCGGAAATAAAGTAGAATAGTATAAATAATCTAAATATGTAAGCGATTACAAATAATGAATAAGGGGGTGGTTCCTTTCCTGTAACCTTGCATCATCACTTCATCCTAACTGGAAAACCAGTAGCTCAGCAATTCAGTAAAAGATCTATAAATTGTAAAGGAGGTTTTTTTAGTGGAAAACACGATTTGGTCCTTGGTACCACCATTATTGGCAATTATTATGGTATTACTCACAAAAAGAGTTTTACTGTCACTCGGAGTAGGTATTGTTGCTGCAGCTTTCTTTATAGGTAGTTTTAATGTTATGGAATCACTAATGCTTGTATGGGAGTCATTTAAAGGGGTCTTTATTGCAGACGGAGCTCTAAACACATGGAACATTTATATTTTATTGTTTGTATTAATGCTTGGAATACTTACTGCGTTCGTAAGTATGATGGGTGGAACGCAGGCTTTTGCGAATTGGATGATTTCACGAGTAAAGACACGTGCGGGTGCGCAAATTATGACGATGGTCCTGGGAATTATTATATTTGTGGATGATTATTTTAACAGCTTAACGGTAGGGCAAATAGCTAAGCCAGTGACGGATAAGCATCGCGTATCTCGTGCTAAGCTTGCGTATATTGTTGATTCTACTGCTGCGCCAATTTGCGTTGTTGCACCAATTTCAAGCTGGGGAGCTTATATTATTGGAATTATTGGTACCATTTTTACAACACAACAGATTACAGAGCATACAGCTTTCGGTGCCTTTTTACAAATGATTCCTGTGAATTTTTATGTATGGGCAGCACTGGGAGTAGTTCTGATAATTGCCTTGAAACAAGTAGACTTCGGCCCAATGAAGATTCACGAGCAGCGTGCGATGGAGACTGGAGAAGTACTCGATCCGGCAAATAAAGAAAAGTTGGATGCAGAGTCAAAATTACCCGAAAGTGATATGGGAAGAGTTAGCGATTTAATACTACCTATCGCAGTTTTATTTGTGGCGACACTTGGTGCTATATACATGAATGGCCTTGGTGCGGTCGAGGGAGAAGCTACTCTTATTAATATTTTTGGAAGCGCCGATGTTTCAGTAGCCCTCTTCTATGGTGGACTTATAGGTATAGCAGCTACTTTTCTATTGTTTAGTCGGCATTATCGTGCTAAGAAGCTGACAGGGAGGCAGTTCGTTGAAGGTGTAAAAGAAGGTGCTAAATCTATGCTGCCAGGCTTCACTATTTTAATTTTTGCATGGGCAATTGTTGCTTTAATTGATCAGCTGGGCACAGGGACTTACCTTGCTGGGATTGTGGAAGCAGCTAATCTTAATCTTGCTCTACTTCCATTGATTGTTTTCGTAATGGCAGGTTTTATTGCATTTTCTACAGGTACTTCCTGGGGAGCATTTGGAATATTGTTGCCGATTGCTGGACAAATTG contains the following coding sequences:
- a CDS encoding Na+/H+ antiporter NhaC family protein, producing the protein MENTIWSLVPPLLAIIMVLLTKRVLLSLGVGIVAAAFFIGSFNVMESLMLVWESFKGVFIADGALNTWNIYILLFVLMLGILTAFVSMMGGTQAFANWMISRVKTRAGAQIMTMVLGIIIFVDDYFNSLTVGQIAKPVTDKHRVSRAKLAYIVDSTAAPICVVAPISSWGAYIIGIIGTIFTTQQITEHTAFGAFLQMIPVNFYVWAALGVVLIIALKQVDFGPMKIHEQRAMETGEVLDPANKEKLDAESKLPESDMGRVSDLILPIAVLFVATLGAIYMNGLGAVEGEATLINIFGSADVSVALFYGGLIGIAATFLLFSRHYRAKKLTGRQFVEGVKEGAKSMLPGFTILIFAWAIVALIDQLGTGTYLAGIVEAANLNLALLPLIVFVMAGFIAFSTGTSWGAFGILLPIAGQIAAVTDPTLIMPMMAAVLAGAVFGDHCSPISDTTILSSTGSSCHHIDHVTTQIPYAMVAAAITGGGYLALGFSGSVIVGLVTVLVGLGIFFVTLKKPEAKSEITEEPVAK
- a CDS encoding sodium-dependent transporter, which translates into the protein MQEKKQDQWASKLGFILSSAGAAIGLGAIWKFPYMTGVNGGGAFFLLFIAFTIIIGLPILIAEFIIGRGAQKEAVTAYKKLAPKSNWSFIGKWGVAGAFLLMSFYSVVGGWVLTYSVLSIPGLIIKEGADYPALFETITGSPLITLLGFALFLLINVIVISFGIKDGIEKSSKILMPLLFIFFIILVFRSLTFEGAMEGLRFFLQPDFSKLNASNVLYALGQSFFSLAVGISVMVTYSSYLRKDVSLPMSAASVSLMNIFVSLLAGLAIFPVVFAFGLEPAEGPGLLFIVLPEAFAQMPFGEVFLSLFLLLFLFAVLTSSFSMLEIITSAFTENKNRSRKKVAAFAGILVFLAGIPAALSSSSLANFKIFGLTFFDASDFLVSNIMLPGGCLFIAIFIGYKMEHAIMQKEFSYGNHLSPSVYKIWFQLMRWLVPVTIIVVFLGSVGLF